The DNA region CGCGGTCGTGCAGCCGTATGGCTCGCGCGAGCATCGGAGACCCGCGGCGCAGGGACGCGCTGCGGTCCGGTGCGCCGCGGGCGGGGCGCGCCATGGCCGCCGCGGGCCCTCTATGGGAGAAAGATCGCTTGCCAGGCTTGGCACGGTCCTGTATTCCCCCTTTCGTCAACGCCCCCTTCGCGCGATGTCACAACACGTTCCGGTGCTGCCCGCAGAATGCTTGCAGTGGCTGCGGCCCCGTCCGGGCGCAGTGATCGTGGACGGCACGCTTGGTGGGGGGGGCCATGCACGGCTGCTAGCGGCCGCGGTGTCGCCCGGCGGGCGTGTGATCGCGTGCGATCGCGACCCGGCCGCGGTCGAGGCCGCTGTCGCTTGGCGTGCAGACCTGCCGATTACCCCCGTTCACGCGAACTTCTCCGACCTGCCCGAAGTGCTTGAACAACTCGAAATCGAGAGCGTCGACGGGGTCTTGCTCGACCTCGGGCTGTCGAGCGACCAGCTCGCCGACGACGAGCGGGGCTTCAGCTACGGCAGCGCCGGGCCGCTGGACCTGCGCTTCGACACCACCCGCGGAGAGCCCGCCTGGCGGCTCATGGAGCGTCTGAGCGCGGAGCACCTGGCCGACCTGATCTACGCCTACGGCGAGGAACGCCACAGCCGCCGTATCGCGCGGAAGATCGTCGAGCGCAGGGGATCGAACCCCGTGCGGACGGCCGCCGACCTGGCCGAGGTGGTCCGCCGCGCCACCCCCCCCAACTACGAACGCCGCATCAACCCGGCGACACGCACGTTCCAGGCATTGCGGATCGCGGTGAACGACGAGCTGAAGTGGATCGACACGGCGCTGCGTCGGCTGCCAGACATGCTGGCGCCCGGCGGCAGGCTGGCGGTGATCAGCTTCCATTCGCTCGAGGACCGACGCGTCAAGGAAGCCTTCCGCGACGACCCGCGAGTCGAGCCCGTCACGCGGCGGCCGATCCGCCCCACCGAACAAGAGATAGCCGGCAACCCGCGATCGCGTAGCGCTAAGCTGCGAGTCGCCGAGCGGCTTCCCCAACAACCGTCAGGCCCGAGTTGAACACCACACTCCCGATACGACGCACTCGATTGCGGCCGCTGCGCCGGCTGGTGGGCTCCGAGTCGGCGCGGGCGCTCTCCCTGGTGTCGCTGCTAGCGCTGCTGGTGGGGGTGCTGGTGGTCCGCGCGTTCCGCTCCGACCGGGCGCCGCCGGTGGTCGATCAGACGCACCGGGGCGAATCGGCGCCCACGCTCGACCCGGAGGCCGCGACGCTCGTGCGCCCCCTCCGCGCCGAATCCAATGCGCCGCGGTTAGACCCGATCACCGCCTCGTTCCCGACCCCCGAGTCACGCGCGGGACGCACGCCGCGGATGGCCGCGGGCGCCCGAAGCGACGGGCCCGAGTACCGTTAGCGGGGCGTCGCGGGGGGCAGCAGCCGCGGGAAGCCGGGCTCCGAAGCCACAGAAACCGTGTCGGCCTGCTGGTTCGTCCCGCCGAAGTCGAGCGGCGTGCTGGGAGGCTCGGCGGCCGGCGGCGCCTGGGCAAGCGCGGCGTCTCCCTGCCGCTGCAGCCCGGCCAAGCCTTGCCGCGCCGGCTCGCACCGACCGTCGCACTGCAGGGCAAGCTGCCAGTGCTGGGCGGCGTCGTCCACGCGGCCACGCCTGGCCAGCAGGCACGCCAAGTTGTGGTGCGCCGCGGCCGACTGGTGGGCCGCCAGCAGGTGGCTGAGCGCCTCGTCGTCGCGCGACAGCTCCACCAGCACGGTGGCGATATTGTTCCGGTACAGCGTTTTGGCCGGGTCGAGCGCGATCGCCCGCTCGAACACCTGCACCGCTTCTTCCAGCTTGCCGGAGCGGGCTAGGCAGAGCCCCAGGTCGTTGAGCACGCCCGGCTGGTCCGGCGCCGCGGCCAACGCCCGGCGGTAGCATTCTTCGGCCACGTCCAAGCGGTTCTGCCGGTCTTCGAGCCGCGCGAGCTCGCGGATGGGAGCGGGGCTGTTCGGCGCCGCCGCGATCGCCTGCTGAAGCTGCGTACGCGCCAGCTCGACGTTGCCCTGCGATTCCGCCTGCCGCGCCAGCCCCATCAAGAAGTCGGGCGACTT from Pirellulimonas nuda includes:
- a CDS encoding tetratricopeptide repeat protein translates to MKLTVWFTAGAVLAGSGISAAPPTFMGDQSRTTAPAESGWRQTLGLGGPKQVAPPKLSHDYSQPWAPQPPSTWERVRGAVTDNPITRTLSQPSRPQHPSLDDAWSVENPENLKSPDFLMGLARQAESQGNVELARTQLQQAIAAAPNSPAPIRELARLEDRQNRLDVAEECYRRALAAAPDQPGVLNDLGLCLARSGKLEEAVQVFERAIALDPAKTLYRNNIATVLVELSRDDEALSHLLAAHQSAAAHHNLACLLARRGRVDDAAQHWQLALQCDGRCEPARQGLAGLQRQGDAALAQAPPAAEPPSTPLDFGGTNQQADTVSVASEPGFPRLLPPATPR
- the rsmH gene encoding 16S rRNA (cytosine(1402)-N(4))-methyltransferase RsmH; translation: MSQHVPVLPAECLQWLRPRPGAVIVDGTLGGGGHARLLAAAVSPGGRVIACDRDPAAVEAAVAWRADLPITPVHANFSDLPEVLEQLEIESVDGVLLDLGLSSDQLADDERGFSYGSAGPLDLRFDTTRGEPAWRLMERLSAEHLADLIYAYGEERHSRRIARKIVERRGSNPVRTAADLAEVVRRATPPNYERRINPATRTFQALRIAVNDELKWIDTALRRLPDMLAPGGRLAVISFHSLEDRRVKEAFRDDPRVEPVTRRPIRPTEQEIAGNPRSRSAKLRVAERLPQQPSGPS